The proteins below are encoded in one region of Pseudomonas helmanticensis:
- a CDS encoding lysylphosphatidylglycerol synthase transmembrane domain-containing protein — MSRGILLLIGLLAAVLIPVVLGGGEIWARLQSFPLHWLLVMFGMILLCWGINTLRLRLLLGDQCERVTPLKSLGVVMAAEFAYCATPGGSGGPLTIMALLARSGVRPARGSAVFAMDQLSDLLFFLCALSGILIYALFQHLSDRLEWLLMVSAVSLFGGLFSCVLLARYHRALIRLSGRLLARMNVKAGTRRRWARKLLHFLAAFTDTLKLPWQTLAKVFALTCVHWLLRYSVLYLALRGLGADLQWAWSFLVQMLSLGAGQFSLLPGGAGAAELTSAALLAPMVGKSTAAAAILIWRVVTYYFYLVVGGPVFLLMLGRPLLRKLMKVGQA; from the coding sequence ATGAGTCGCGGCATTCTGTTACTGATCGGCTTGCTCGCGGCAGTGCTGATCCCGGTGGTGCTGGGCGGCGGCGAAATCTGGGCGCGTCTGCAAAGTTTTCCGCTGCACTGGCTGCTGGTCATGTTCGGCATGATCCTGCTTTGCTGGGGCATCAATACCTTGCGTTTACGCTTGTTGCTCGGCGATCAGTGCGAGCGCGTCACGCCACTGAAAAGTCTCGGCGTGGTCATGGCCGCTGAGTTCGCCTATTGCGCCACACCCGGCGGCAGTGGCGGGCCGCTGACGATCATGGCGTTACTGGCGCGCAGCGGCGTACGTCCGGCGCGTGGCAGTGCGGTGTTTGCCATGGACCAGCTCAGCGATTTGCTGTTCTTTCTCTGTGCGTTGAGTGGGATTCTGATTTACGCGCTGTTCCAGCACCTCAGCGATCGCCTCGAATGGCTGCTGATGGTCAGCGCCGTGTCGTTGTTTGGCGGCCTGTTCAGTTGCGTGTTGCTGGCACGTTACCACCGCGCCCTGATCCGGCTGAGCGGTCGTCTGTTGGCGAGGATGAACGTCAAGGCCGGTACCCGTCGCCGTTGGGCGCGCAAGCTGCTGCACTTTCTCGCCGCGTTTACCGACACGTTGAAATTGCCCTGGCAAACCCTGGCCAAGGTGTTCGCCCTGACCTGCGTGCATTGGCTGCTGCGCTATAGCGTGCTGTATCTGGCCCTGCGCGGGCTGGGCGCAGACTTGCAATGGGCGTGGAGTTTTCTGGTGCAGATGCTTTCGCTCGGCGCCGGGCAGTTCAGTCTGTTGCCGGGTGGCGCGGGGGCGGCGGAATTGACCTCGGCGGCGCTGTTGGCGCCGATGGTGGGGAAATCGACGGCAGCAGCGGCGATTCTGATCTGGCGGGTGGTGACGTATTACTTTTATCTGGTAGTAGGGGGACCGGTGTTTTTGTTGATGCTGGGGCGGCCGTTGTTGCGCAAACTGATGAAGGTGGGGCAAGCATAA
- the purU gene encoding formyltetrahydrofolate deformylase, whose amino-acid sequence MRTFRLVISCPDRVGIVAKVSNFLAAHNGWITEASHHSDNQVGWFFMRHEIRADSLPFGIEVLREKFAPIAEEFSMDWRITDTEQKKRVVLMASRESHCLADLLHRWHSDELDCDISCVISNHDDLRSMVEWHGIPYYHVPVNPQDKQPAFDEVSRLVKQHDAEVVVLARYMQILPPDMCREYAHKVINIHHSFLPSFVGAKPYHQASLRGVKLIGATCHYVTEELDAGPIIEQDVVRVSHSDSIEDMVRFGRDVEKMVLARGLRYHLEDRVLVHGNKTVVF is encoded by the coding sequence ATGCGCACTTTTCGGCTGGTGATATCTTGCCCGGACCGCGTTGGCATCGTTGCCAAAGTCAGTAATTTTCTGGCAGCCCACAATGGCTGGATCACCGAAGCGAGCCACCACTCGGATAATCAGGTCGGCTGGTTCTTCATGCGTCACGAGATTCGTGCCGATTCGCTGCCATTCGGTATTGAAGTATTGCGCGAGAAGTTTGCGCCAATCGCCGAAGAGTTCTCGATGGACTGGCGTATTACCGATACCGAGCAGAAAAAGCGCGTGGTGCTGATGGCCAGCCGCGAATCCCACTGCCTCGCCGACTTGCTGCACCGCTGGCACAGCGACGAACTGGACTGCGACATCTCCTGTGTTATTTCCAACCATGACGATCTGCGCAGCATGGTCGAGTGGCACGGCATTCCTTATTACCATGTCCCGGTCAATCCGCAGGACAAGCAACCGGCCTTCGACGAAGTGTCGCGCCTGGTCAAACAGCACGACGCCGAAGTGGTGGTGCTGGCGCGCTACATGCAAATCCTGCCGCCGGACATGTGCCGCGAATACGCGCACAAGGTCATCAACATTCACCACAGCTTCCTGCCGTCGTTCGTCGGCGCCAAGCCGTACCACCAGGCTTCCCTGCGTGGCGTGAAACTGATCGGTGCGACCTGCCACTACGTGACCGAAGAGCTGGACGCCGGCCCGATCATCGAGCAGGACGTGGTGCGCGTCAGCCACAGCGACAGCATCGAAGACATGGTGCGTTTCGGCCGTGACGTCGAGAAAATGGTGTTGGCGCGAGGCCTGCGTTATCACCTCGAAGATCGCGTGCTGGTGCATGGCAACAAGACCGTGGTGTTCTGA
- the mvaT gene encoding histone-like nucleoid-structuring protein MvaT translates to MSLINEYRATEEAIKELQARLKNLSQDDKLQAELEFEGKLRTLMGEYSKSLRDIIALLDPDAKSKAPRGGAVKTTGTKRARKVKQYKNPHNGEVIETKGGNHKTLKEWKAKWGGDVVEGWATLLG, encoded by the coding sequence ATGTCCTTGATCAACGAATACCGCGCCACCGAAGAAGCTATCAAAGAGCTGCAAGCCCGTTTGAAGAACCTGTCGCAAGACGACAAACTGCAAGCCGAGCTGGAATTCGAAGGCAAACTGCGCACCCTGATGGGCGAATACTCCAAGTCCCTGCGTGACATCATTGCCCTGCTGGATCCGGATGCAAAATCCAAAGCTCCACGTGGCGGCGCAGTAAAAACTACCGGCACCAAGCGTGCTCGCAAAGTTAAACAATACAAAAACCCGCACAACGGCGAAGTCATCGAAACCAAAGGTGGCAACCACAAAACTCTGAAAGAGTGGAAAGCCAAGTGGGGCGGTGACGTGGTTGAAGGCTGGGCTACCCTGCTGGGCTAA
- the sbcB gene encoding exodeoxyribonuclease I — MTSIFWYDYETTGINPRSDRPLQVAGIRTDHDLNEIDAPVNLYCQPSEDILPHPAACAITGITPSQLADKGLSEADFMTRVHAQLAAPGTCGAGYNTLRFDDEMTRYSLYRNFFDPYAREWQGGNSRWDLIDVVRAAYALRPDGLVWPTDDEGRVTLKLERLTAANNIDHGHAHEALSDVRATIALARLIREKQPKLYDWLFQLRSKQKVMDQIRLLQPMVHVSGRFSAARNYIGVVLPLAWHPKNRNALIVCDLHLDPQGLLDLDAQTLRQRLYTRRDDLLEGELPVPLKLIHVNRCPVVAPLAVLRPADQQRLGLDMTLYQERALRLTDAQLVWKDKVATIYASEDFTPSEDPEQQLYDGFIGDRDRRLCEQVRTADPAQLAQEQWPFDDERLPELLFRYRARNFPDTLNFAEQERWRIFCQQRLSQAEMGAPNTLDSFAQALEQWLPNATPMQNQVLGEWQNYVEALRKRLNL; from the coding sequence GTGACTTCCATCTTCTGGTACGACTACGAAACCACTGGCATCAATCCCCGTAGCGACCGCCCGTTGCAGGTTGCCGGGATTCGCACCGACCACGACCTCAACGAAATCGACGCGCCGGTCAATCTCTATTGCCAGCCCAGCGAAGACATCCTGCCGCATCCGGCGGCATGCGCGATTACCGGCATCACCCCGAGCCAGCTCGCCGACAAGGGTTTGAGCGAGGCCGACTTCATGACCCGGGTGCATGCGCAACTGGCGGCGCCCGGTACCTGCGGCGCCGGTTACAACACCTTGCGTTTCGACGACGAGATGACCCGCTACAGCCTGTATCGCAATTTCTTCGATCCCTACGCCCGTGAGTGGCAAGGCGGTAACAGCCGCTGGGACTTGATCGATGTGGTGCGCGCCGCCTACGCACTGCGCCCCGACGGGCTGGTCTGGCCGACCGATGACGAAGGCCGCGTCACCCTCAAGCTCGAACGCCTGACCGCCGCCAACAATATTGACCATGGCCATGCCCACGAAGCGTTGTCGGACGTACGCGCAACCATCGCGCTGGCGCGGCTGATCCGCGAGAAACAACCCAAGCTGTATGACTGGCTGTTCCAGTTGCGCAGCAAGCAGAAAGTCATGGACCAGATTCGTCTTTTGCAGCCGATGGTGCATGTTTCCGGGCGTTTTTCAGCGGCGCGCAATTACATCGGAGTGGTACTGCCACTGGCCTGGCACCCGAAAAACCGTAACGCCTTGATCGTCTGCGACCTGCACCTCGACCCGCAGGGTTTGCTCGACCTCGACGCACAAACCCTGCGCCAGCGCCTGTACACCCGCCGCGATGACTTGCTGGAAGGTGAGTTGCCGGTGCCGCTGAAGCTGATTCACGTCAACCGTTGCCCGGTGGTCGCACCGCTGGCGGTGTTGCGTCCGGCAGATCAGCAACGCCTGGGCCTGGACATGACGCTTTATCAGGAACGGGCACTGCGGCTAACTGACGCACAACTAGTCTGGAAAGATAAAGTTGCGACGATTTATGCCAGCGAAGACTTCACCCCGAGCGAGGATCCGGAACAACAGTTGTACGACGGATTTATCGGTGACCGCGATCGACGTCTATGTGAGCAAGTGAGAACCGCAGACCCTGCGCAATTAGCGCAAGAGCAATGGCCTTTCGATGATGAACGTTTGCCTGAGTTGCTCTTTCGATATCGAGCACGCAACTTTCCCGATACCTTGAATTTTGCAGAGCAGGAACGCTGGAGAATATTTTGCCAGCAGCGTTTGTCGCAAGCCGAAATGGGCGCGCCGAATACCCTCGATTCTTTTGCGCAGGCGCTAGAGCAATGGCTGCCAAATGCTACGCCGATGCAAAACCAGGTACTCGGTGAATGGCAGAATTATGTCGAGGCATTACGCAAACGTTTGAATCTTTGA
- a CDS encoding RDD family protein, producing the protein MLETTAPPRKAPLTPPLDTRHQVETPEGIDLPLRPAGLMVRALAFTIDLGLRGVILGVLFIALAFLGKLGMGLGSLLLFAVSWWYMVLFEVLRQGRSPGKQWMGLRVVHDDGTAVGWSASLLRNLLRFVDLLPFGYFFGAISCLQHPTFKRLGDIAAGTLVVYTERPLKRPQLPVAEPRRAPVPLTLSEQRAVLGFAERQGELSPARVNELAALLAQPLHISAPKAVTELNGIARGLLGPT; encoded by the coding sequence ATGCTCGAGACCACAGCACCGCCAAGGAAAGCACCGCTGACCCCGCCGCTCGATACGCGGCACCAGGTCGAAACGCCGGAAGGCATCGACCTGCCCTTGCGTCCGGCCGGGTTGATGGTGCGTGCGCTGGCTTTCACGATCGACCTGGGCCTGCGCGGGGTGATCCTCGGCGTGTTGTTCATTGCCCTCGCCTTCCTTGGCAAACTCGGCATGGGCCTCGGCTCGCTGCTGCTGTTTGCCGTGAGCTGGTGGTACATGGTGCTGTTCGAAGTGCTGCGCCAGGGACGCTCGCCGGGCAAACAGTGGATGGGCTTGCGGGTCGTCCATGATGACGGCACAGCGGTCGGCTGGTCAGCCTCGCTGCTGCGCAACCTGCTGCGATTCGTCGACTTGCTGCCCTTCGGCTATTTCTTCGGCGCCATCAGTTGCCTGCAACACCCGACGTTCAAACGCCTCGGCGACATCGCTGCCGGCACCCTGGTGGTTTACACCGAACGCCCTCTCAAGCGTCCGCAGTTGCCCGTCGCCGAACCTCGGCGCGCACCGGTCCCGCTGACCCTCAGCGAACAACGCGCGGTGCTCGGGTTTGCCGAGCGTCAGGGCGAGTTGTCGCCGGCAAGGGTCAATGAGCTGGCGGCACTGCTCGCCCAGCCCCTGCATATCTCCGCGCCGAAAGCGGTCACCGAACTCAACGGCATCGCTCGCGGCTTGTTGGGCCCGACATGA
- a CDS encoding stage II sporulation protein M yields the protein MKQSLFESRHKAEWERFALALERLEHGKQTSQVSGFPKAYRRLCQHLALAQERGYSSFLIDSLQQQALRGHQQLYRHRSRLGANLLSFVLADFPRLVRAEWPFVLIAGLLFFGSLIGVGVLVYAFPELVYNLIPADQVREMQGMYDPVAGHLGRTVERAASEDWVMFGYYVMHNIGIAFQTFASGLLAGVGSAFFLFYNGLVIGAVAGHLSEIGFGQTFWPFVIGHGAFELSAIALAGAAGLKLGWALIAPGRLTRGEALRLAARKSVLLICGVMLFLLIAAFIEAYWSSKTAVTPLTKYAVGTGLWALVAMYLLFAGRIRHAPE from the coding sequence ATGAAACAGAGCCTTTTCGAAAGTCGTCACAAGGCCGAATGGGAGCGTTTTGCGCTGGCACTCGAACGCCTTGAACACGGCAAGCAAACCTCGCAGGTCAGCGGTTTCCCCAAGGCGTATCGCCGGCTGTGCCAGCACCTGGCGCTGGCGCAGGAACGTGGCTACAGCAGTTTTCTGATCGACTCGTTACAACAACAGGCGCTGCGCGGCCATCAGCAACTTTATCGCCATCGCAGTCGACTCGGCGCCAATCTGCTCAGTTTTGTCCTCGCGGACTTCCCGCGACTGGTGCGCGCCGAATGGCCCTTCGTACTGATTGCCGGCCTGTTGTTTTTCGGCAGTCTGATCGGTGTCGGTGTGCTGGTTTATGCATTTCCCGAACTGGTCTACAACCTGATTCCCGCCGATCAGGTGCGCGAGATGCAAGGCATGTACGACCCTGTCGCCGGGCACCTCGGGCGCACCGTCGAACGGGCGGCCAGCGAAGACTGGGTGATGTTCGGTTACTACGTGATGCACAACATCGGCATCGCTTTTCAGACCTTCGCCAGCGGATTGCTCGCCGGTGTCGGCAGTGCGTTCTTTCTGTTCTACAACGGTCTGGTGATCGGAGCCGTGGCCGGTCACCTGAGCGAAATCGGTTTCGGCCAGACCTTCTGGCCGTTTGTGATCGGCCATGGCGCCTTCGAACTCAGCGCCATTGCCCTGGCCGGCGCCGCTGGCTTGAAACTGGGTTGGGCACTGATTGCACCAGGGCGCCTGACTCGCGGCGAAGCGCTGCGCCTGGCCGCGCGCAAGAGCGTGTTGCTGATCTGCGGGGTCATGCTGTTCCTGCTGATCGCGGCGTTCATCGAGGCCTATTGGTCGTCGAAAACCGCTGTCACGCCGCTGACCAAATATGCCGTTGGCACAGGGCTTTGGGCGTTGGTGGCGATGTACCTGCTGTTCGCCGGAAGGATCCGCCATGCGCCTGAGTGA
- a CDS encoding DUF4129 domain-containing protein: MRLSDATVVIRPRTTWEAMDLGVLMSQRHRRLLMTSWAIVTLPLFVLLSLLLWDSPSLAIFIFWWLKPAYERLPLYILSKALFGETPTLKQALRAWPRLLKPQLLASLTWRRLSFSRSFLLPVMQLEGLDGAARQQRLQALLQRNAGAAQWLTIIGVHLETALWIGLMVLFYMLLPQQIETDWDWQTLILSADHHWRWLEHLTNAFYALILVVWEPVYVACGFSLYLNRRTQLEAWDIELVFRRLRQRLNNGVLGVLLAICLVLPNLQPAWAAENANADDAPSAPRLLNQPVTSQAAHDSIKALLEQAPFKNKQSVTRYRFGDDPAAPATENKPGEAPQWLKTLLGWLEGQHFNVLAKVIEVLLWATLIAALGWLIWRYREFLRTFVSRRPSLPTRIKRPQPQQAFGLDLNRETLPDDIAGSAEQLWLSDPRAALGLLYRGLLSHLLHDYALTLKPADTENQVLARIEQMQRPELLLYSRSLTRHWQNMAYGNRIPPAQLQQELCSGWRVLFDRELAR; encoded by the coding sequence ATGCGCCTGAGTGACGCCACTGTGGTGATCCGCCCGCGCACCACTTGGGAAGCCATGGACCTCGGCGTGCTCATGAGTCAGCGTCATCGACGCCTGCTGATGACCAGTTGGGCGATCGTCACCCTGCCGCTGTTTGTCCTGCTCAGTCTGCTGCTGTGGGACTCGCCGTCGCTGGCGATCTTCATTTTCTGGTGGCTGAAACCTGCTTATGAACGCCTGCCGCTGTACATCCTGTCGAAAGCCCTGTTCGGCGAAACGCCCACACTCAAACAAGCCCTGCGCGCATGGCCGCGCCTGCTCAAGCCTCAACTGCTGGCCAGTCTGACCTGGCGACGGCTGAGTTTCAGCCGCAGCTTTCTGCTGCCGGTGATGCAGCTCGAGGGCCTCGACGGCGCTGCTCGGCAACAACGCCTGCAAGCGTTGTTGCAACGCAATGCGGGGGCCGCGCAATGGCTGACCATCATCGGCGTGCACCTGGAAACCGCGCTGTGGATCGGCTTGATGGTGCTGTTCTACATGTTGTTGCCCCAGCAGATCGAAACCGACTGGGACTGGCAGACTCTGATTCTCTCCGCCGATCATCACTGGCGTTGGCTGGAACATCTGACCAACGCTTTTTACGCGCTGATCCTCGTGGTCTGGGAACCGGTCTACGTCGCCTGCGGCTTCAGCCTTTACCTCAACCGCCGCACGCAACTGGAAGCCTGGGACATTGAACTGGTGTTCCGCCGCTTGCGCCAACGCCTGAACAACGGCGTACTCGGTGTGCTGTTGGCGATCTGTCTGGTGCTGCCGAATCTGCAACCGGCATGGGCCGCTGAAAACGCCAACGCTGACGATGCCCCGAGCGCTCCACGCCTGCTCAATCAGCCAGTGACCAGCCAGGCCGCGCACGACAGCATCAAGGCCCTGCTGGAGCAGGCACCGTTCAAGAACAAGCAATCCGTCACCCGCTACCGGTTTGGCGATGACCCGGCCGCACCGGCCACAGAGAACAAACCCGGTGAAGCTCCACAGTGGCTGAAAACCTTGCTGGGCTGGCTCGAGGGTCAGCATTTCAACGTTCTCGCCAAGGTCATTGAAGTGCTGCTGTGGGCCACGCTGATCGCCGCACTCGGCTGGCTGATCTGGCGCTATCGCGAGTTTCTGCGCACCTTCGTCAGTCGCCGGCCGAGTCTGCCAACACGCATCAAGCGACCGCAGCCACAACAAGCGTTTGGCCTGGACCTGAACCGAGAAACCCTGCCGGATGACATCGCCGGCAGCGCCGAACAACTCTGGCTGAGCGATCCGCGAGCAGCGTTGGGTCTGCTCTATCGAGGCTTGCTCAGCCATCTGCTGCATGACTATGCCCTGACACTGAAACCCGCCGACACGGAAAACCAGGTACTGGCGCGTATCGAACAAATGCAACGTCCAGAATTGCTGCTGTACAGCCGCAGCCTGACCCGGCACTGGCAAAACATGGCTTACGGGAATCGAATTCCGCCGGCACAGCTGCAACAAGAGCTGTGCAGCGGCTGGCGCGTGCTGTTCGACCGGGAATTGGCCCGTTGA
- a CDS encoding DUF4350 domain-containing protein, whose translation MNRRTLWLVGALIVVLLGTLSVYLFLKARPYQEVVDHGPSPAAQANPYLAAEMFLRERGLNVSHAESQAVLADIDPRGHTLLLFGERSKMPPRQIDQVLNWTRAGGRLVFVAESLWDERSKQSNDLLLDRVQLHQSLSKDLKDPPEDQEQDRYPQLTKLYLEDEDAPAYAGFDTDFHLEDPNNLAQAWANSAKATHMMQLTYGLGTVTVVTDADLWKTPSIGEYDNAWLLWYLSAETDVTLIYNTEHEGLLALLWRYFPQAIVALLALIGLWLWHVAVRHGPVQAPAPTGRRQLQEHLRASADFILRHNGQHTLLQALQQDVLRRARRRHPGFDQLNVAEQWLALSRLTRQPTRAISQALSPPPKQRMSAADFSRQVARLQTLRNTL comes from the coding sequence TTGAACCGGCGCACGTTGTGGCTGGTTGGCGCCTTGATTGTCGTGCTGCTGGGCACGTTGAGCGTCTATCTGTTCCTCAAGGCGCGGCCTTATCAGGAAGTCGTCGATCACGGCCCCTCGCCAGCCGCGCAGGCCAATCCTTATCTGGCGGCAGAAATGTTCCTGCGTGAGCGCGGCCTCAACGTCAGCCATGCCGAGAGCCAGGCGGTACTCGCCGATATTGATCCGCGCGGGCATACGCTGTTGTTGTTCGGGGAGCGTTCGAAGATGCCACCGCGCCAGATCGATCAAGTCCTCAACTGGACCCGCGCGGGGGGGCGACTGGTGTTCGTCGCCGAATCGTTGTGGGATGAACGCAGCAAACAGAGCAACGACTTGCTGCTTGATCGGGTGCAGTTGCATCAGTCCCTGAGCAAGGACTTGAAGGATCCACCCGAAGATCAGGAACAAGACCGCTATCCGCAACTGACCAAGCTGTATCTGGAGGACGAAGACGCACCGGCCTACGCCGGTTTCGATACTGACTTTCACCTCGAAGACCCGAACAATCTCGCGCAGGCCTGGGCCAATAGCGCCAAGGCCACGCACATGATGCAACTGACCTATGGCCTCGGCACCGTCACCGTGGTCACCGATGCCGACCTGTGGAAAACCCCGTCGATTGGCGAATACGACAACGCCTGGCTGCTCTGGTATCTGAGCGCCGAGACTGACGTCACCCTGATCTACAACACTGAACACGAGGGTCTGTTGGCGCTGCTCTGGCGTTATTTCCCGCAGGCCATCGTCGCCCTGCTGGCGCTGATCGGCCTGTGGCTCTGGCACGTTGCTGTCCGCCACGGGCCTGTTCAGGCACCAGCGCCGACGGGCCGTCGCCAGTTGCAGGAACACCTGCGCGCCAGTGCCGATTTCATCCTGCGTCACAACGGCCAGCACACGCTGTTGCAAGCCTTGCAACAGGATGTACTGCGCCGCGCGCGACGCCGGCATCCCGGCTTCGACCAATTGAACGTTGCCGAACAATGGCTGGCGCTGTCGCGCCTGACCCGGCAACCGACCCGCGCCATCAGCCAGGCGCTGAGCCCGCCGCCGAAACAGCGCATGTCCGCCGCTGACTTCAGCCGTCAGGTCGCCCGCCTGCAAACCTTGAGGAACACGCTATGA
- a CDS encoding AAA family ATPase has protein sequence MSEQIEPGSASHAAQQRQRASQLAQALRSELHKAVIGQEAVIEDVLTALIAGGHVLLEGVPGLGKTLLVRALARCFGGEFARIQFTPDLMPSDVTGHAVYDLHTEQFKLRKGPLFTNLLLADEINRAPAKTQAALLEAMQERQVTLEGRALPIAQPFMVLATQNPIEQEGTYPLPEAELDRFMLKVRMDYPDTDQELNMVRQVSRSTRADMLDVQPLRTVLQAKDVQALQRIASDLPLDDQVLDYAVRLARSTRSWPGLTLGAGPRASIALVRCGRARALLRGGEFVLPDDIKGCALAVLRHRVRIAPELDIEGLQVDQVLQQLLDQVPAPRL, from the coding sequence ATGAGTGAACAGATCGAGCCCGGCAGCGCCAGCCACGCTGCCCAGCAACGCCAGCGTGCCAGCCAGTTGGCGCAAGCGTTGCGCAGCGAATTGCACAAGGCCGTGATCGGCCAGGAAGCAGTGATTGAAGATGTGCTGACTGCGCTGATTGCCGGCGGTCATGTGCTGCTCGAAGGCGTGCCCGGTTTGGGCAAGACCTTGCTGGTACGGGCGCTGGCGCGTTGCTTTGGCGGTGAGTTTGCGCGCATCCAGTTCACCCCCGACCTGATGCCCAGCGACGTCACCGGGCACGCGGTGTATGACCTGCACACCGAGCAGTTCAAGCTGCGCAAGGGACCGCTGTTCACCAACCTGCTGCTGGCCGACGAGATCAACCGGGCACCGGCGAAAACCCAGGCGGCGCTGCTCGAAGCCATGCAGGAGCGCCAGGTCACCCTCGAAGGTCGCGCCCTGCCGATCGCTCAACCGTTCATGGTGCTGGCCACGCAGAACCCGATCGAACAGGAAGGCACTTATCCGTTGCCGGAGGCAGAACTCGATCGCTTCATGCTCAAGGTGCGCATGGATTACCCCGATACCGATCAGGAGTTGAACATGGTGCGCCAGGTCAGCCGCTCGACTCGAGCCGACATGCTCGATGTGCAGCCGTTGCGCACGGTGTTGCAAGCCAAGGATGTGCAGGCCCTGCAACGGATTGCCAGTGATTTGCCGCTGGACGATCAGGTGCTCGACTATGCCGTGCGCCTGGCGCGCAGCACCCGCAGTTGGCCCGGCCTGACCCTCGGCGCCGGGCCTCGGGCGTCTATCGCTCTGGTGCGTTGCGGCCGGGCTCGTGCGTTGTTGCGCGGTGGTGAATTTGTGCTTCCCGACGACATCAAGGGCTGTGCACTGGCGGTGCTGCGTCATCGCGTGCGCATTGCGCCGGAGCTGGATATTGAAGGTTTGCAGGTTGATCAGGTGCTGCAGCAACTGCTCGACCAAGTGCCGGCGCCGCGCCTGTGA
- a CDS encoding DUF58 domain-containing protein yields the protein MKPSRLLLMWLAVLLAVGTLLGTVQALDIPTPASLSAVSWGLLLALLVLALLDAIRLQRLPSPRVQRQMPGSLALGRWSEVRLQVSHDFGDPVTVEVFDHVPQGLSVENLPLSVELQPGQFSEVGYRLRPLKRGHFTFEFCEINLPSPLGLWSGKRLLAVSDDIRVYPDFAKLYDGQLLAVDNWLSQLGVRQRQRRGQGLEFHQLREFREGDSLRQIDWKATARQRTPIAREYQDERDQQIIFMLDCGRQMRSQDGELAHFDHALNACLLLSYVALRQGDAVGLSTFAGDQPRYLAPVKGAGQLNILLNAVYDLASSQRPADYQSAVQQLLTRQKRRALVILVTNLRDEDHGELTNAVQHLNRQHQVLVVSLREETLDQVRQAPVQTLPEALAYCGTVDYLNARAELHERLNAHGVQVLDVRSGDLSTELVNRYLSWKRSGIF from the coding sequence GTGAAACCGTCACGCCTGCTGCTGATGTGGCTGGCCGTTCTGCTGGCCGTCGGCACGCTGCTGGGCACCGTGCAGGCACTCGACATCCCGACACCCGCCAGCCTGTCGGCGGTCAGTTGGGGGTTGCTGCTGGCCCTGCTGGTATTGGCGCTGCTCGACGCCATCCGCCTCCAGCGCCTGCCCTCGCCCCGGGTGCAACGGCAGATGCCCGGGAGCCTCGCACTCGGCCGTTGGAGCGAGGTACGGTTGCAGGTCAGTCACGACTTCGGTGATCCCGTAACGGTAGAGGTCTTCGATCACGTGCCGCAGGGGCTGAGTGTCGAAAACCTGCCGCTGTCGGTCGAGCTGCAACCCGGTCAGTTCAGCGAGGTCGGCTATCGCCTGCGCCCGCTCAAGCGCGGTCATTTCACCTTCGAATTTTGCGAAATCAACCTGCCCAGCCCGCTGGGGCTGTGGTCCGGCAAACGCCTGCTCGCCGTGAGCGACGACATTCGCGTCTATCCGGACTTTGCAAAGCTCTACGACGGGCAGTTGCTGGCGGTGGACAACTGGCTCAGCCAGCTCGGTGTGCGCCAGCGCCAGCGTCGCGGGCAAGGCCTGGAATTTCATCAACTGCGCGAATTTCGCGAGGGCGACAGCCTGCGCCAGATCGACTGGAAGGCGACTGCCCGACAGCGCACGCCGATTGCCCGCGAGTACCAGGACGAGCGTGATCAGCAGATCATCTTCATGCTCGATTGCGGTCGACAAATGCGCAGCCAGGATGGCGAGCTGGCGCATTTCGACCATGCGCTGAATGCGTGTCTGCTGCTGAGTTACGTCGCGCTGCGGCAGGGCGATGCCGTGGGGTTGAGCACCTTCGCCGGCGATCAACCGCGATATCTCGCGCCGGTAAAAGGCGCCGGGCAACTGAACATTTTGCTTAACGCAGTCTACGATCTGGCGAGTAGCCAACGTCCGGCGGATTACCAGTCAGCCGTCCAACAGCTACTGACCCGTCAGAAACGCCGGGCACTGGTCATCCTGGTGACCAACCTGCGCGATGAAGACCATGGCGAACTGACCAACGCGGTCCAGCACCTGAACCGCCAGCATCAAGTGCTGGTGGTCAGCCTGCGCGAAGAAACGCTCGACCAGGTGCGCCAGGCCCCAGTGCAAACCCTGCCTGAAGCGCTGGCCTATTGCGGCACGGTGGATTACCTCAACGCCCGGGCTGAACTGCATGAGCGGTTGAATGCTCATGGAGTGCAGGTGCTGGATGTACGCTCTGGTGATTTGAGCACTGAGTTGGTGAACCGTTATTTGAGCTGGAAGCGGTCCGGCATTTTCTGA